TTAATCGTTTTGTCTATGTGTAAGTAATTTGCCACGCTTAAAGACATGCTGCAAACTGCTTTTAATTTCTTCATAGCTCATTGTTGCAGCAGGCTGCCTTGCAATTACAATATAATCTTTGTCTTGCTTTAAATACGGTGTGAATTCAAACATAATTTGTTTAGCAAGGCGCTTAACTCGATTACGAGTTACGGCATTTCCAATCTTTTTGCCCACGGAGAATCCTACGCGGAAATGTTCTTGATCCGGTTTGTCTAGAACATACAAGACAAATTGGCGATTCGCTACGGACTTGCCCTTTTTAAAAACGGTTTGAAATTCATCATTCTTTTTTATACGATATCTTTTTTTCATTTTTA
The genomic region above belongs to Priestia megaterium and contains:
- the rnpA gene encoding ribonuclease P protein component; this encodes MKKRYRIKKNDEFQTVFKKGKSVANRQFVLYVLDKPDQEHFRVGFSVGKKIGNAVTRNRVKRLAKQIMFEFTPYLKQDKDYIVIARQPAATMSYEEIKSSLQHVFKRGKLLTHRQND